In one Polaribacter sp. ALD11 genomic region, the following are encoded:
- a CDS encoding AI-2E family transporter has translation MTSKIIANGILRALAVILGIFLLGYFLYAIQSVIVYIIIAGILSLIARPIILLLRKKLKFPNTVAVIFTMVLMLALLAGLIGMFIPLITEQGKSLSLLEVDKLQENVQHIFNQITTYFSSKGIDVLGELKNLDLASQFKEVPTFLNAILGTVGTLSIGLFSVLFISFFFMKDNQLLKNGVMTIIPNETESRFSKSLETINNLLSRYFIGLISQITILFILYTIILLIFGIHNAVVIAFLCALLNLIPYVGPMIGAVIMFILSMTSNIGLDFQDEILPTTIYVMLGYLIAQLIDNFVSQPVIFSKTTKSHPLEIFLIIVIGGLLFGIVGMITAVPLYTALKVILKEFLSDNKIVKSLTKDL, from the coding sequence ATGACTTCAAAAATAATAGCAAACGGAATATTAAGAGCTTTAGCTGTAATTTTAGGCATTTTTCTTTTGGGCTATTTTCTATATGCAATTCAGTCTGTAATTGTGTACATAATTATTGCAGGAATTTTATCTTTAATAGCAAGACCTATAATTCTTCTTTTAAGAAAGAAATTAAAATTTCCAAATACAGTTGCTGTCATTTTTACAATGGTTTTAATGCTAGCGCTTTTAGCAGGTTTAATAGGAATGTTTATTCCTTTAATTACAGAACAAGGAAAAAGTTTATCGTTATTAGAAGTCGATAAATTACAAGAAAATGTACAACATATTTTTAACCAAATAACAACCTACTTCTCTTCTAAAGGAATAGATGTTTTAGGTGAGTTAAAAAACTTAGATTTAGCTTCCCAATTTAAAGAAGTTCCTACTTTTTTAAATGCTATTTTAGGTACAGTTGGTACTTTAAGTATTGGTTTATTTTCTGTATTGTTTATCTCTTTCTTTTTTATGAAAGACAACCAACTGTTAAAAAATGGTGTAATGACAATAATACCCAATGAAACAGAAAGTAGATTTTCAAAATCATTAGAAACTATTAATAATTTATTATCTAGATATTTTATTGGTTTAATATCACAAATTACTATTCTATTTATCTTATACACTATTATTTTGTTAATTTTTGGTATTCATAATGCAGTTGTTATTGCTTTTTTATGCGCGCTGTTAAACTTAATACCTTATGTTGGCCCAATGATTGGTGCTGTAATTATGTTTATTTTATCTATGACAAGTAATATTGGTTTAGATTTTCAAGATGAAATTTTACCAACCACTATTTATGTGATGCTTGGCTATTTAATAGCTCAATTGATTGATAATTTTGTGAGTCAGCCAGTTATTTTTTCAAAAACCACAAAATCTCATCCATTAGAAATTTTCTTAATTATAGTTATTGGTGGTTTATTGTTTGGCATTGTTGGTATGATTACTGCTGTACCGTTGTATACCGCTTTAAAAGTTATTTTAAAAGAATTTTTATCTGACAATAAAATTGTAAAATCATTAACTAAAGACCTATAA
- a CDS encoding ACP phosphodiesterase — protein MIGNFIADHIRGNNYEGFSKEIQQGIFLHREIDTFTDAHEIVRKSKRRLHKRYRHYDGVIIDIFYDYFLAKNWADYSEIPLNIYTDTINKMFSEISNELPVKSQNFIKYMIEYNILFNYQFEDGIEKVLIGMNQRTKGKSQMNLAIEDLRNLKVELQEDFTLFFKDLIAHTNQKLKEIKNTI, from the coding sequence ATGATTGGTAATTTTATTGCAGATCATATTAGAGGAAATAATTACGAAGGTTTTTCTAAAGAGATTCAGCAAGGTATTTTCTTGCACAGAGAAATTGATACCTTTACAGACGCACATGAAATTGTTCGAAAAAGTAAAAGACGCTTGCACAAACGTTACAGGCATTATGACGGCGTAATTATCGATATTTTTTATGATTATTTTTTAGCAAAGAATTGGGCTGATTATTCGGAAATTCCTTTAAATATTTATACAGATACAATCAATAAAATGTTTTCTGAAATTTCAAATGAATTACCCGTGAAATCTCAAAACTTCATCAAATATATGATTGAATATAACATTCTTTTCAATTATCAATTTGAAGATGGAATAGAAAAAGTATTGATAGGAATGAATCAAAGAACAAAAGGAAAGTCTCAAATGAATTTAGCTATTGAAGATTTACGGAATTTAAAAGTCGAACTTCAAGAAGATTTTACCTTATTTTTTAAAGACTTAATAGCACACACAAATCAGAAATTAAAAGAAATTAAAAATACAATATGA
- a CDS encoding class I SAM-dependent methyltransferase, whose amino-acid sequence MNLDILRPEVQQFISDNLKSDITKLIFKGSPFNGISVQELANQIVAKQKAATKLSTWFTTKNIYYPEKVSIEQTSSEITAKYKSEIIEGASITDITGGFGVDCFYFCKHFKKVVHCEINKELSAIVKHNYQQLKKVNIVTFSGDGLQYLKNNENNFDCIYIDPSRRNDLKGKVFLLKDCLPNVPENIDFLFSKTNQILLKNSPILDITSAINELNFVKEIHVIAIQNEVKEVLFLLEKNYEKEIQIKTINSLKNGTQKFNFNLNESVHSNYSKPLTYLYEPNAAVLKSGGFHQVSKQLDVFKLHQHSHLYTSENAIDFPGRTFKIEKVISYDKKKISKLLTEKKANITTRNFPKTVALIRKETKIKDGGTTFLFFSTDLDNKLICLFCSKIEI is encoded by the coding sequence TTGAATTTAGACATTTTACGCCCAGAAGTTCAGCAATTTATTTCAGATAATTTAAAATCAGACATTACAAAACTGATTTTTAAAGGAAGTCCTTTTAATGGTATTTCTGTTCAGGAATTGGCAAATCAAATTGTTGCAAAACAAAAAGCTGCTACCAAATTATCTACGTGGTTTACTACCAAAAACATCTACTATCCAGAGAAAGTAAGTATCGAGCAAACATCTTCAGAAATAACAGCAAAATACAAATCAGAAATAATTGAAGGAGCTTCAATTACTGATATTACAGGAGGTTTTGGAGTCGATTGTTTCTATTTTTGTAAACACTTTAAAAAAGTTGTTCATTGTGAAATTAACAAAGAATTATCTGCTATTGTAAAGCACAATTATCAACAATTAAAGAAAGTAAATATTGTAACTTTTTCTGGTGATGGACTTCAATATTTAAAAAATAATGAAAATAATTTCGACTGTATTTACATAGATCCATCAAGAAGAAACGATCTTAAAGGAAAAGTCTTTTTACTAAAAGATTGTTTGCCAAATGTGCCAGAAAACATTGATTTTCTATTTAGTAAAACCAATCAAATTTTACTTAAAAACTCGCCAATACTAGATATTACAAGTGCAATTAACGAACTAAATTTTGTAAAAGAAATTCATGTTATTGCCATTCAGAATGAAGTGAAAGAAGTATTATTTTTACTCGAAAAAAACTACGAAAAAGAGATTCAGATAAAAACGATTAACTCCCTAAAAAACGGTACACAGAAATTCAATTTTAATTTAAATGAAAGTGTGCATTCAAACTATTCTAAACCACTCACCTATTTGTACGAACCGAACGCTGCTGTTCTAAAATCTGGCGGATTTCATCAAGTATCGAAGCAATTAGATGTTTTTAAACTGCACCAACATTCTCATTTATATACTTCAGAGAATGCAATAGATTTTCCAGGCAGAACATTTAAAATAGAAAAGGTAATTTCTTATGATAAAAAGAAAATAAGCAAACTGTTAACAGAGAAAAAAGCGAATATTACAACTAGAAATTTCCCAAAAACAGTTGCTTTAATTAGAAAAGAAACAAAAATAAAAGATGGCGGTACTACTTTCTTATTTTTCTCTACAGATCTAGACAATAAGTTGATTTGTCTTTTTTGTTCAAAAATTGAAATATGA
- the fdhD gene encoding formate dehydrogenase accessory sulfurtransferase FdhD: MQTLTYQGIKITSRLQTSVNDALVVEAPLQININKQAYTVVMRTPDNDFELVRGLLYAEDIYKSTTNFNFEIVKEENEIPSIINVTIPKENLGKGYLNKRTLLSVSSCGICGKQELKDIKVEGEKLIQNTSFSSEILHKMFSEMKDFQETFKTSGGSHAAAIFNKKHTLLTIKEDIGRHNAVDKTVGDLLMKKSLKKANYLLVSGRVSYEIVSKAFIAKIPIIVAVSACSSLAVDFAKEFGICLIGFTREEKMTIYSNPDFIKNLENV, translated from the coding sequence ATGCAAACGTTAACTTACCAAGGAATTAAAATTACGAGTAGATTACAAACCTCTGTAAACGATGCTTTAGTGGTAGAAGCCCCATTGCAAATTAACATTAATAAGCAAGCTTACACCGTTGTTATGAGAACGCCAGACAATGATTTTGAACTTGTAAGAGGTTTGCTTTATGCAGAAGATATTTATAAAAGTACCACGAACTTTAATTTTGAAATAGTTAAAGAAGAAAATGAAATTCCTTCAATTATAAACGTAACCATTCCTAAAGAAAATTTAGGGAAAGGATATTTAAATAAAAGAACATTATTATCTGTTTCTTCTTGCGGAATTTGTGGAAAACAAGAACTAAAAGATATAAAAGTGGAAGGAGAAAAACTGATTCAAAACACTAGTTTTTCTTCAGAAATTCTGCACAAAATGTTCTCTGAAATGAAAGATTTTCAAGAAACATTTAAAACTTCTGGAGGAAGTCATGCCGCCGCAATTTTTAACAAAAAACATACTTTATTAACCATAAAAGAAGATATTGGTAGACACAACGCTGTTGATAAAACGGTTGGAGATTTATTGATGAAAAAATCACTAAAAAAAGCAAATTACTTACTTGTTAGCGGGCGCGTTTCTTACGAAATTGTATCGAAGGCATTTATTGCAAAAATCCCTATTATTGTTGCTGTTTCTGCCTGCTCTTCTCTTGCTGTAGATTTTGCAAAAGAATTCGGAATTTGCTTGATTGGTTTTACCAGAGAAGAAAAAATGACGATTTATTCAAATCCTGATTTTATAAAAAATTTAGAAAATGTCTAA
- a CDS encoding PIG-L family deacetylase: MKKFSLSIVAFLLISISIFAQKPQKLTSNQIYEKIQKLNFLGTALYIAAHPDDENTRLIAYLANNVKARTGYLSLTRGDGGQNLIGSEIRELLGVIRTQELLAARRVDGGEQFFTRANDFGYSKHPDETLEIWNKKEVLSDVVWAIRTFKPDVIINRFNHRTPGTTHGHHTASAMLSVAAFDLVGDKKKYPEQLKYTETWQPKRLFFNTSSWFYNDEADFEKATKGKLTSFDVGVYYPLKGLSNNELASMASSQHLCQGFGRVTTRGAQNEYVEFLKGDKPKDKNDIFSGINTTWNRLESGGEIGEILYEIEVNFDFVNPSKYLPKLMKAYQLVQQLEDAHWRAIKEKQLKEIIEACAGLYLEAFANSSTGTPNSTIEVNFEVLNRSSVAMELVSITSTIDNKKVTKNIDLDFNNKIIFKESINLKTNTFSDPYWLKKESSLGMYKVDNQKLIGKPETPRPATIDFNLTINNVAITITKNVLRKYAERDKGEIYEPFEVLPKITTKLKDKVLIFSDDVAKKVLVEVRAGTNNITGNVSLKAPVSWVVSPKEIAFNINQKNDKRTVTFLVTPPKNQSEGNLEVIATSKGKMYTKELIEINYNHIPKQSVLSDSKAKIVRLNIKKAGSYIGYIKGAGDTVPESLRQIGYTVENINPLEINEKNLLKYDAIVLGIRAYNVVKELKFKQKFLLEYVAKGGNMIVQYNTNRGVDVAAPFSLSLSTDRVTDEFAEVKILAKEHSLLNFPNKITNEDFKGWVQERGLYFPDSWSKEYTPILSMHDKGETAKNGSLLIAKYGKGNYIYTGLSFFRELPAGVSGAYKLFANMLSVGKEVSK; encoded by the coding sequence ATGAAGAAATTTTCACTTTCTATAGTAGCGTTTTTACTGATTTCTATTTCAATATTCGCTCAAAAACCACAAAAATTAACTTCAAATCAGATTTATGAAAAAATTCAAAAACTGAATTTCTTAGGAACTGCTTTATACATTGCTGCGCATCCAGATGATGAAAATACACGCTTAATTGCCTATTTAGCAAATAACGTAAAAGCTAGAACAGGTTATTTATCTCTAACTCGTGGAGATGGAGGACAGAATTTAATTGGGTCAGAAATCAGAGAATTACTAGGCGTTATTAGAACACAAGAATTGTTAGCAGCAAGAAGAGTTGATGGTGGAGAACAGTTTTTTACAAGAGCGAATGATTTTGGATATTCTAAACACCCCGATGAAACTTTAGAAATTTGGAATAAAAAAGAAGTTTTAAGTGATGTTGTATGGGCAATTAGAACCTTTAAGCCAGATGTAATTATTAACAGATTTAACCATAGAACTCCAGGTACAACACACGGGCATCATACAGCTTCGGCAATGTTAAGTGTGGCTGCTTTTGATTTGGTTGGTGATAAAAAGAAATACCCAGAACAGTTAAAATACACAGAAACTTGGCAACCAAAACGGTTGTTTTTTAATACATCTTCTTGGTTTTATAATGATGAGGCTGATTTTGAGAAAGCTACAAAAGGAAAATTAACTTCTTTTGATGTTGGTGTTTATTACCCCTTAAAAGGTTTGTCTAACAATGAATTAGCGTCGATGGCAAGTAGTCAGCATTTGTGCCAAGGTTTTGGGCGAGTTACCACAAGAGGAGCACAAAATGAATATGTAGAGTTTTTAAAAGGAGACAAACCTAAAGATAAAAATGATATTTTCTCAGGAATAAATACCACCTGGAACCGTCTTGAAAGCGGTGGAGAAATAGGAGAGATTCTCTATGAAATTGAAGTTAATTTCGATTTTGTGAATCCGTCTAAATATTTGCCGAAATTAATGAAAGCCTATCAATTAGTACAGCAATTAGAAGATGCTCATTGGCGAGCAATTAAAGAAAAACAGCTAAAAGAAATTATTGAAGCATGTGCAGGTTTGTATTTAGAAGCTTTTGCAAATAGTTCTACTGGAACACCAAATTCTACAATAGAAGTAAATTTTGAAGTACTAAATAGAAGTAGTGTTGCTATGGAACTTGTTTCTATAACGTCTACAATAGATAATAAAAAGGTTACAAAAAACATCGATTTAGACTTTAACAACAAAATAATTTTTAAAGAAAGTATCAATTTAAAAACGAATACTTTTTCAGATCCTTATTGGTTGAAAAAAGAATCTTCTTTAGGAATGTATAAAGTTGATAATCAAAAATTAATTGGGAAACCAGAAACACCAAGACCAGCAACAATAGATTTTAATTTAACAATTAATAATGTTGCTATTACAATTACAAAAAATGTATTAAGAAAGTATGCGGAAAGAGATAAAGGAGAAATTTATGAACCTTTTGAAGTTTTACCAAAAATTACTACAAAACTAAAAGATAAAGTGCTTATTTTTTCTGATGATGTTGCTAAAAAAGTATTAGTAGAAGTTAGAGCAGGTACAAATAACATTACAGGAAATGTAAGTTTAAAAGCACCAGTAAGTTGGGTGGTTTCGCCAAAAGAAATTGCTTTTAATATCAACCAAAAGAATGACAAGCGAACGGTTACTTTTTTAGTAACTCCGCCTAAAAATCAATCTGAAGGAAATTTAGAAGTGATTGCAACTTCTAAAGGGAAAATGTACACAAAAGAGTTGATAGAAATTAATTACAATCACATTCCTAAACAATCTGTTTTGTCTGACTCTAAAGCAAAAATTGTTCGTTTAAACATTAAAAAAGCAGGAAGTTATATTGGTTATATTAAAGGAGCTGGAGATACTGTTCCAGAAAGTTTACGTCAGATTGGGTATACTGTAGAAAACATTAATCCGTTAGAAATTAACGAGAAGAATTTATTAAAGTACGATGCCATTGTTCTAGGAATTAGAGCATATAATGTTGTAAAAGAATTAAAATTTAAACAAAAATTCTTGCTAGAATATGTAGCAAAAGGAGGAAACATGATTGTGCAATACAATACCAATAGAGGTGTAGATGTTGCAGCACCTTTCTCCTTATCTCTTTCTACAGATAGAGTTACAGATGAATTTGCAGAGGTTAAAATTTTAGCAAAAGAGCATTCACTTTTAAATTTTCCTAACAAAATTACAAATGAAGATTTTAAGGGGTGGGTACAAGAGCGTGGTTTGTATTTTCCAGATTCTTGGAGTAAAGAATACACACCAATTTTATCGATGCACGACAAAGGTGAAACTGCAAAAAACGGAAGTTTACTAATAGCAAAATATGGTAAAGGAAATTATATTTATACTGGTTTAAGTTTCTTTAGAGAATTACCAGCAGGAGTTTCTGGTGCGTATAAATTGTTTGCGAACATGTTGTCTGTTGGTAAGGAAGTTTCAAAATAG
- the dnaN gene encoding DNA polymerase III subunit beta, with amino-acid sequence MKFIVSSSQLLKQLQVLGGVINSNNTLPILDNFLFELSENQLKVSASDLETTMSSVIDVESDSSGSIAVSARLLLDTLKTFPDQPLTFKTEGDNTIEISSDQGKYDMAYFGGDEFPKAVSLPSPSKTIIPANILGTAISKTIFAAGNDDLRPVMSGVFFQFSSQSLTFVATDAHKLVKYSRTDVTADQTAEFIMPKKPLNLLKGILGGADSDVTIEYNDANAKFTFDNVVLVCRLIDGKYPNYEAVIPKENPNKLTVDRASFLNSVRRVSIFSSKTTHQIRLKMAGTELNISAEDLDFANKADERLSCDYQGDDMQIGFNSRFLSEMLNNLSSNEVLIEMSLPNRAGILTPIDGTDEGEQVTMLVMPVMLNN; translated from the coding sequence ATGAAATTTATTGTATCGAGTTCGCAATTATTAAAACAATTACAAGTTTTAGGCGGCGTTATAAATAGCAACAATACCTTACCAATTTTAGATAACTTTTTGTTTGAATTATCTGAAAATCAATTAAAAGTTTCTGCATCGGATTTAGAAACAACTATGAGTTCTGTAATAGATGTAGAAAGTGATAGTTCTGGTTCTATTGCTGTCTCTGCACGTTTATTGCTAGATACTTTAAAAACGTTTCCAGACCAACCTTTAACGTTTAAAACAGAAGGAGACAATACCATAGAAATTAGTTCTGATCAAGGGAAATATGACATGGCTTATTTTGGTGGAGATGAGTTCCCGAAAGCAGTTTCTTTACCATCACCAAGTAAAACAATTATACCTGCAAATATTCTAGGAACTGCGATTTCTAAAACAATATTTGCTGCCGGAAATGACGATTTACGTCCGGTAATGAGTGGTGTTTTTTTTCAGTTTAGTTCACAAAGTTTAACTTTTGTTGCTACTGACGCTCATAAATTAGTAAAATACTCTAGAACAGATGTTACCGCAGATCAAACAGCAGAATTCATTATGCCAAAGAAACCTTTAAATTTATTAAAGGGAATTTTAGGTGGTGCTGACAGCGATGTAACTATTGAATATAATGACGCAAATGCAAAATTTACGTTTGATAATGTAGTTTTAGTTTGTCGTTTAATTGATGGTAAATATCCGAATTACGAAGCGGTAATTCCAAAAGAGAATCCTAATAAATTAACTGTTGATAGAGCTTCTTTCTTAAACTCTGTTAGACGTGTTTCTATCTTCTCTAGTAAAACTACACACCAAATTCGTTTAAAAATGGCGGGTACAGAATTAAATATTTCTGCGGAAGATTTAGATTTTGCCAATAAAGCTGATGAACGTTTGAGCTGTGATTACCAAGGTGATGATATGCAAATAGGTTTTAACTCTCGTTTTTTAAGCGAAATGTTAAATAATTTAAGTTCTAACGAAGTTTTAATAGAAATGTCTTTACCAAACAGAGCAGGAATTTTAACTCCTATAGATGGCACAGATGAAGGCGAACAAGTTACCATGTTGGTAATGCCTGTAATGTTGAATAATTAA
- a CDS encoding VOC family protein, which produces MIQPFHLAIPVQDLEKCRTFYRDILNCEEGRSTDQWVDFNFFGHQLVIHQKEGYKPTASVTNPVDGHEVPVPHFGVVLTWEDWNSLANRLKVANTKFEIAPCIRFKGKVGEQATMFFKDPENNALEFKAFKDMSQLFAK; this is translated from the coding sequence ATGATACAACCTTTTCACCTAGCAATTCCCGTTCAAGATTTAGAAAAATGTCGCACTTTTTACAGAGATATTTTAAACTGCGAAGAAGGAAGAAGTACAGATCAATGGGTAGACTTTAATTTCTTCGGACATCAATTAGTTATCCATCAGAAAGAAGGTTATAAACCAACAGCATCTGTAACAAATCCTGTTGATGGTCATGAGGTTCCTGTGCCACATTTTGGAGTTGTTCTAACTTGGGAAGATTGGAACTCTTTAGCAAATCGCCTAAAAGTTGCAAATACAAAATTTGAAATAGCACCTTGTATTCGTTTTAAAGGAAAAGTTGGCGAACAGGCAACCATGTTTTTTAAGGATCCAGAAAATAATGCTTTAGAGTTTAAAGCTTTTAAAGATATGAGTCAATTATTTGCTAAATAA
- a CDS encoding RluA family pseudouridine synthase produces MQLSEIHIAEKLENSIRFQEYAVGIFKTIPTKSGVKKAIKKELIFINGNLATTSKYISGGEKIELFESENSSTFERLELNLEVLFEDDYLAIIYKPAGILVSGNKFVTIANGLSQNLKKSNRSDAVKPQPIHRLDYPTRGLLLVGKTSSSITKLGELFKNKGIQKTYFAITIGKMEEKGKIDFPIDEKKSFTEFEVLQTVISERFKILNLVKLQPKTGRKHQLRKHLSTIGNPILGDKEYFKEGLLLNGKGLYLHASSLEFMHPFTNKKVIFTKELPKKFTKIFQGFFL; encoded by the coding sequence ATGCAGTTATCAGAAATTCATATTGCTGAAAAATTAGAAAACTCTATTCGTTTTCAAGAATATGCAGTAGGTATTTTTAAAACGATTCCCACAAAATCTGGTGTAAAAAAAGCCATCAAAAAAGAGCTTATTTTTATTAACGGAAATTTAGCTACAACATCTAAATATATTTCTGGTGGTGAAAAAATTGAACTATTTGAATCTGAGAACTCATCAACTTTTGAAAGATTAGAACTCAATTTAGAAGTGTTGTTTGAAGATGATTATTTAGCAATTATTTACAAACCTGCAGGAATTTTAGTTAGCGGAAACAAATTTGTAACTATTGCAAACGGACTGTCTCAGAATCTTAAAAAAAGCAATCGATCTGATGCTGTAAAACCACAACCAATTCACCGTTTAGACTATCCTACAAGAGGCCTTTTATTAGTAGGGAAGACAAGCTCCTCAATTACTAAATTAGGTGAATTGTTTAAAAATAAAGGAATTCAAAAAACATATTTTGCAATTACGATTGGTAAAATGGAAGAAAAAGGAAAAATTGATTTTCCTATTGATGAAAAAAAGTCATTTACAGAGTTTGAAGTTTTACAAACAGTTATTTCAGAACGTTTTAAAATTTTAAACTTGGTTAAGCTACAACCAAAAACAGGTAGAAAACATCAATTAAGAAAGCATTTATCTACCATTGGAAATCCTATTTTAGGAGATAAAGAATATTTTAAAGAAGGTTTACTTTTAAATGGAAAAGGCTTGTATTTACATGCTTCGAGTTTAGAATTTATGCATCCGTTTACAAATAAAAAAGTGATATTTACGAAAGAACTTCCTAAGAAATTTACAAAAATATTTCAAGGTTTCTTTCTTTAA
- the ggt gene encoding gamma-glutamyltransferase, producing MKKTILLLALSLVFINCKTSEKKEKTTGLITEKAMVVSAREEASKIGSDILEKGGNAYDAMAATQLALAVVYPVAGNIGGGGFMVYRDKDGKTGALDFREKAPLTATRDMYLDKDGNVIPGKSSFGVHSVGVPGTIAGIFEVYNKLGSLPFKDLIQPSIDMARNGFSVTKKQASSLNDTRERFEKANNYKILFDKEWKEGDLLQQEELAQTLERIRDNGQDGFYKGKTANLFVDYVTELGGIISLDDLAKYKAVWRKPINFKYKDYTITTMTLPSSGGICLAQILKSIEPYDLSKITHNSTEYVQLLTEAERRSYADRAHFLGDIDFVNVPTDSLIADNYIKERMSSFSWDKATKSSDVSHGDILGPESDQTTHYSIVDQFGNAVSVTTTLNTGYGSKVLVKGAGFFLNNEMDDFSAKPGVPNVYGLLGSEANAIAPEKRMLSSMTPTIVEHNGKLKMVLGTPGGSTIITSVLQNILNVAEYDMGMQESVNQPRFHHQWMPDVVRMEPNSFTTETKTKLESLGYEILERNSLIIGRVDAILVLPNGKLEGGADKRGDDAAVGF from the coding sequence ATGAAAAAAACAATCTTATTACTTGCACTTTCTTTGGTGTTCATAAACTGTAAAACATCAGAAAAAAAAGAAAAAACTACAGGTTTAATTACTGAAAAGGCAATGGTGGTTTCTGCCAGAGAAGAAGCTTCTAAAATTGGTTCAGATATTTTAGAAAAAGGTGGTAATGCTTATGATGCAATGGCAGCAACACAACTTGCTCTAGCTGTTGTATACCCAGTTGCTGGTAATATTGGCGGTGGTGGTTTTATGGTTTACCGAGATAAAGATGGAAAAACCGGCGCCTTAGATTTTAGAGAAAAAGCGCCCTTAACCGCAACTAGAGACATGTATCTAGATAAAGATGGAAATGTAATTCCGGGTAAAAGTAGTTTTGGAGTTCACTCTGTTGGTGTTCCTGGTACAATTGCTGGTATTTTTGAAGTTTATAACAAACTAGGAAGCCTTCCTTTTAAGGATTTAATTCAGCCTTCAATAGATATGGCTAGAAATGGTTTTAGCGTTACAAAAAAACAAGCTAGCTCTTTAAATGACACACGTGAACGTTTCGAGAAAGCAAATAATTATAAAATTTTGTTTGATAAAGAGTGGAAAGAAGGAGATTTACTACAACAAGAAGAACTAGCACAAACTCTAGAGCGAATTAGAGATAATGGTCAAGATGGATTCTACAAAGGAAAAACGGCAAATTTATTTGTTGATTATGTAACTGAATTAGGCGGAATTATCTCTTTAGATGATTTAGCAAAATACAAAGCTGTTTGGCGTAAACCAATCAATTTTAAATACAAAGACTATACAATTACAACAATGACGTTGCCTTCTAGTGGCGGAATTTGTTTAGCTCAGATTTTAAAATCTATTGAACCTTATGATTTATCTAAAATTACGCACAACTCTACAGAATACGTACAATTATTAACAGAAGCAGAACGTAGGTCTTATGCAGATAGAGCACATTTTTTAGGTGATATTGACTTTGTAAATGTACCTACAGACAGTTTAATTGCAGACAATTACATAAAAGAAAGAATGAGTTCTTTTTCTTGGGATAAAGCAACAAAATCGTCAGATGTTTCTCATGGAGACATATTGGGTCCTGAAAGCGATCAAACAACCCACTACTCTATTGTAGATCAATTTGGAAATGCCGTTTCTGTAACAACAACTTTAAATACAGGTTATGGCTCTAAAGTATTGGTAAAAGGAGCTGGTTTTTTCTTAAACAATGAAATGGATGATTTTAGCGCAAAACCTGGCGTACCAAATGTGTATGGTTTATTAGGTTCTGAAGCGAATGCAATTGCACCAGAAAAAAGAATGTTAAGCTCTATGACACCAACTATTGTTGAGCATAATGGAAAATTAAAGATGGTTTTAGGAACTCCTGGAGGTTCTACTATTATTACATCTGTTTTACAAAATATTTTAAATGTTGCTGAATATGACATGGGAATGCAAGAATCTGTAAATCAACCAAGATTCCATCATCAATGGATGCCAGATGTTGTTAGAATGGAACCGAATAGTTTTACTACTGAAACAAAAACGAAATTGGAATCTTTAGGTTATGAAATTTTAGAAAGAAATTCTTTAATTATTGGTAGAGTTGATGCAATTCTAGTTTTACCTAACGGAAAATTAGAAGGTGGTGCAGATAAGCGAGGTGATGATGCTGCAGTAGGGTTTTAG